A segment of the Lolium perenne isolate Kyuss_39 chromosome 3, Kyuss_2.0, whole genome shotgun sequence genome:
tttgtttcgtccaattccgagaatatttcctgtgtaggatttctgaaaccaaaaacagcagaaaataggaactggcgcttcggcatcttgttaataggttagtaccagaaaatgcatcaaaatgatataaagtatggataaaacatgtagatattgtcataaaactagaatggaacataagaaattatagatacgttggagacgtatcatacttcaatacaatgatctcatgagctggcttacatgattgagatccatctgatgtaatcggtgttgtgtttgttgggattcgatgaattgttacattatgatcagtctatctataaagtttgtgaagttattgttgttgcaatcttgttgtgtttaatgcttgtcactagtgcacgagtggtatgatcttagatttaaactctataattattgcttagattgtatctacatgttgtttgcacatgtctatgtccggaacccgatgccctagaatgacagcaactgggataactggaggggatggcttagatatgaggatcacatgttttcaccaagtgttaatgctttgctctggtgctctattaaaaggagtaccttaattaccagtagatattcccttgaggccccgctgcaaacgggctggtaggacaaaagatgttatgcaagtttctcattgcgagcacgtatgactatatatggaaaacatgcctacatgattaataaattggatgttctgtcttaatgctataataattatgtcaattgctcaactgtaatttattcacccaacacttgttattggagagttaccactagtgtagatagctgggaaccccggtccatctttcatcatcaaatactcactcggtcctatatgccattagaagtagtatcaactattttctggtgtcattgcctGCGTATTCAAGCTCTGCTCTTTGTTATTctttattactattgctctcatattattgctgctttcacatcacccctgttactagtgcttttccaggtatagttgaattgacaactcagttgttaaggcttataagtattctttatctccccttgtgtcgaatcaataaatttgggttttttactttcctcaaagactgttgcgatcccttaTACTTGTGGTTATcactggtcatagtggggagtaacttaaactagtctaggttactaccttcgtAGTGGGTAGtagcttatatgtggtgtcatgcattgtattatttattatattgtagactcatcttaccgtgaggtgtgtgatgttatgataACATAGCTAGTTATCACCTCACTCTTTTTTTTTCATTTATTAGCGTGTCATGTCATTAAAATACTTTTAGATGTGTGATATTACTAGCTATATTACTCCCACTGTAAACAGTCTAAAAAACTGAAAATTATTCCTTCCAATGGCGGCAAACCGCAAAGGAAATACGGAGTAGATACGGCAGAAATTACCGGAAGTCACCGGCCAGTAaagcgccgccgatcccatcaggAACGGAAGTCACGCAAAATGCATTCTACCGGAAACGCTCCAGCAATGTCTCGGCTGCATACGGCCAGCTTACCATGAGCTCTCACCGATCACCGTCTGATGGCCGTGTACCGCCTGGCACCAGCCGCCCACAACACACGCGGGCTAGCTAGTAGCTTGTTCGTATTCCCGGCCGCCGGTTCCCATAAATACCCTCCCTCCCGGCTTCACGCGTTCCACCCCCTTCATCTCTCTCGTCCCCACCGATATCTCGGTCTCCAAGAATGGCAGCCGCGCGCGAtctcctccccctcctgacgctcctcctcttcgcggcggcggcgccggcgccctCTGCGGCGACCAAGTTCGTCGTCGGCGACAAGCAGAACTGGGCCCCCAACGTCAACTACACCGCCTGGCCCGACAAATACCACTTCCATGTCGACGACTGGCTCCGTACGCATCTCACCTCACTCTCTCCCTGTCGCTCGTCCCCACTTCCATGGCCGTCTTATCGATCGACCTGATTGATTCTGCTTGCGTGCGCAGAGTTCAACTACGAGAAGGACATGTACGACGTGGTGCAGGTGGCCGACGAGGCGGCGTACCAGAAGTGCGACCCGAGCAACCCCGTCGTCCGCTACGACCGGGGCCGCAACTACGTCATCCAGCTCAACCGCACCGGCCGCTACTACTTCATCTGCAGCCGCGGCTACTGCTGGAACGGCATGAAGGTCACCGTGCTCgtcgagccgcgccccgcgccgccgccgtcagccATAGCGCCGTCCGCCAGCGGCGCCGTCCCCGTCACCGGGGTTTCGTCGTGGGCtctcgccgctgccgccgcctcgCTGTGCGCGGCGGTTCTGGATTTGCCGTTTGCGGCGTGATCAAGACGGATGCATGATGAATTGCGATTCCCTTCACGGTAGGATTGCGCCGTCCAGGCTCTTAACTCCTTTATTTGTGTGGCCATGTATGGAAAGTACTTACTGACTAAGGTAGCGTGCTTTGATGACTCGAGATTCCCGTTTGACATTTGCGCTATTTCAGCGTTTCGCTTCCGGCATTTTAGTATGTTTGTACTGCATACACGCAACGACGCAAATGTAAAAGAAACAAAACAGCACATGCAAGTGTTGGAACAAAAATACTCTTAGATCATGAAGAGAAAAAACGGATACAATAATAATCGACTAAAGAAACACAAGATGAATTAAAAACATATGATGCACATTATTATAGAGAATCCACTTAAGACTGAAATTCACAACTCGAGAGACGTGAAAGCCTCCAGGTTTACAGTCATGTCACTCTTCGAAATTCTTAGTGTGGGCTTTTGGTCGATTGAAGGTATGAATTGGGTGTGTATTCTTCATGCAATCCCGCATCACCACACGTCTATGCATACATACACACTCGTAAGTCATAACCAAGTTGCATGCATGAGGATCCACTTACCTACTCTATGTATCTGGCAATAGTGATAATCTTAGTTTACATCTCCTCTTCAAAGCATGTCATCAGAGTTGAAGCTACAAGTCTCTGTGTGAGGGACATAGGTCGATTTAAGCTTCACGATGCTGCTACGGCGAGGTCTTCCGTGGTCATTTATCTGGGAAGTCTAAGTCGTTGCAGAGTAATAACGATGATGCTGGTGGGCAACCTCGATGTCTCGCTTCAGTCTTATGTGGGTAGTCAGGGTGGCTGTGTATTTGTACTGGTTTTAGGCTGGTTTTTCGTGAATAAACAGTCATCTATTCTTCTTCTTTATTAATGAAAATATGGCAAGTCTTTTGtctcatttcaaaaaaaaaaaacttagctTACGGTTGACCGTGGGTGCTTTTAAACCTGAACACTCAACCCACACACCATGGACTTGAAGTTGATGTGGTCGATGACGTCGTCAAGGGTGTGCCCAGGCACTCACCACCACTGCTCGCGGCCCGTATCCTACGTGGTGTGAGAAACGCATTGTGTCTGACGCTCCCAAGCTCCCCTGTGGGTTGGGtcaccctaagagcatctccaacaacaTTGTTATATTGGATTGCCAAATTTTGGGTATAGAAAGGGGAGAGAGAAGGTATAGCAATTCACACAAAGTTTTGCTTTACTAGCCTTCGGATTTGGCCTCGGGAGGAAGAGCTTGGGCGGTGAAAGGTTTGGTAGGGCGCGGGAAGTTGCAGCGGAGGCGGGACGGCGGCGGCTGTGCGGCGATGGACGGCGATGGCCGGCGACGGCAACGACATCAACGGTCGGGCGCGAGCAGAAACCTCCGGCTCGGCAGTTGCTTTTCTCGCGGGTTGCTTCACCGGTTATACAAAGTGCATCCAGACtttaaatttacaaagtggagagGCAACTATAGCAAGCTTGCTATAATTTTGTGGGGGAAGACCACTTATACAAATGCTCTTGGAGCACCGTTTTTGGAGCAAATTGCTATATTTGCAGTTTTTAGCAATGTTGTTGAAGATGCTCTAAAGGCGCCCGACAGGTTATTGGTCCTCGCTGAACAAAACGTGTCATATGGGATCAGACGCAACTTGGGATGCTCTAACCCTTCACACAGAAGGGTATTTTGGACTTCTGCCTCATCCATGTAAATAGTAATTCTGACATATTCTCTTAACTTAGTTTCTAGTTCCCACCCGATTTCCCGATCAAGGGCAGGTCATCACCTCCCTAATATTACACCACCGTTGTTGCTTCCTCTTTCCATGCCTCATGTGTCGCCGCGTACGTGTGCAGAGATGCTTGGCTCCTTGGCCACCGACGAGCCTCTCGGTCATCCGCCGTATCAGTCCTTATAAAGTTCGTGATTAGGGTTATACCAGTATCACATTTCTTTGCTGTTGAAGCAGGAGCGTTGTGTCTATTCTTTGGCATCTTGTAACTTTTCTCCTTTGAATTGGTGATTATGCCGGTATCGCATTTCTTTGCTGTTGTGTGCACCTACGGTGTGTTGATTTTATTGGGTCGCCAAGTCTTCTGATAATGCATTGAGCAACTCTAACATACTAAGCACCTCAGGACAGTATCTTGTCTTCTTGGACCCTGCGAGGGTCGGCCTCTCTTCACCTTCCGTGCTCCACGTGCAGAGCAAGGGAGGCAGGCACGTCAGCTACATGGATGGGTAGGAAACTCGCAATCCAAGTTATATGTGTGCATAATAAACAAAAGATCTTGAATTGCAATCCATTTCAATGCATTCGTTTATTTGGCAATTGGCACTAGAGTCCAATTCAATGCCAATATAGACATCCAAACAAAGCCTAATAGTAGCTGAACACTTGCAGCTGTGTTGTTGAGAACAGAACACATAATATATGAAAATACTATCCATGAATGTTGTTGATCATTGGTGAATGGAGTAACTAATTTCTGACTTTGTCAGCTATAGAACTTAGTTGGAACAAAAGGGTGAACAAACCCCAAAAAATGCATTCCTAGGAAATGCCAGAGCAGCCAAAAGAAAGTGCActccaaaaaacaaaaaaagagcaAGGAGGAAAGTGCTTCGAGGGAACATAGCCCCCAAGTCAACTTGCTTTCCACTGAGGTTAGAGATCAGTAGGGAACTGATACAGAAGGGGAAAGAGTCTGCATTAGTACTCTAGTACACCATGCTATGGGCCAACGAGTATAACTGTAGATGATGACTGATGATCTGTGCTTTCAAGACATCATGCTGGAGTCCTTGATGATTTCATATAGTGAGATCACAATCTCAATAGTCAGTAGTATTATGACACCCCACTCCAGCAAATCTGATCTTCTATTTTGGAGCACTTCTTGAAGAAAATGAATGTTGTGCTGTTACAACAATATATAAGTAAACGAGAACTTGAAAAGAACAAAAGAAATCAAATATTGGACTCAAGAAGAACAAGCACATTACCTCCACGAATTTCAGTTTGAAGTCAAGGCTTCCAAAACGTTGATTCAGTTCATATTCTTCCCGAAGGTACTCCAAAATTTGAGCGTAATTTGAATTTTTCCAAGCAATTTCAGACCTGTGAAAAAGTTGTGTGGCTTATATTACgataaaaaaacaaggagatattATATGATGTTGTGCAATTCAGTGATTAACTTTATTTTTTTCATATTTGTCTTGGCTAATCCTGAGGCTAGTTAAACAGAGAATCATGGTGCATGTTCAGGTTCTTTGAACCTAGATGCAGCACACAAGGCTAGTAAAATAGAGAACCATGGCATTGTGTCAATTCTAGGTTTTGGGACCAAAAGCGTCAAGCTTTTTTGGAAGCATGGGGAAAGGTTTTCAGCGAACAGCATAAATTAATGCTACTGGCtattttttccaaaaaaaagGTGACATGTGAGTATCACACTGGTCTATGGATATGATATACTCCTACCTGAGTAGCATCTCAAGTTACATGTTTTCTTATCTTTCAGACAGAGTTACATGTGATGGTACATGTGACAGAATATGCAGAAGGAGGAGGGAGTGTGACCCTTGGAGTATAGATGGCATACCTGTCAAAAAGGCCAAGCCTGATGATAACATCTGCAAGATTAGAGTTAGCCTTGCCCACAAGTTGAAAGAGCTTCTTTCTTTTCATTGTGAAGTCCCCAGTCTTCTCCATGACACGATTGATCTCAGTAAATTCCTCAACCATATCATCGACCTATAAAATAGCATCTTAAACTTCAAGAATAAAGTTGAAACCTTGCAACCACATGGCGATAGGTTGTTGCCTCTGCTAAATTGAAGTACCTGCCGTATATAATGATCAAGAGCGATACTTTGACCGAGAACACTTGAAATGATGCGGATTCCATCAGTGTCTACACTTTTAAGAGCTATATAATCAAGCCCTCCTTTCATCCATGTTGTCAGGGATGGCTTCTCAACCACCGCATAATCTGTTCATTGTGAAATAAATGCCATCACGTGAGAATATAGTGCAGGTTCAGCGTTACAAAAGTGGATTAAGCGCTAAGATCTTTAGTAACCAGTATTCTGTCTGGATGTTTGCTCTCTTGGCAGCTACTAAAATAATAGGGCAGACAGTGAATAGCATGTACATACCATCTTTTCTCATCTCTGGAAGCCATCCCGAAGCATGATTCCTGATCATATCAAGATAGTGCTCAGCCTCATGATCAGCAATATTGAAAAGCACGGCAGAGCCATATTGGAAGACAACCACGTAGCGATAGCAAAATCTGTTATCCCTCACTCCAATGTCCTACAAAAACGATGGGGAAAGGAGGCTGTCTTATACCTTATGTACATTACAACAGCACGTTCAGCAAATGATCAAACATGAATACGATTCGTGGCCCTCAAAATATGCAGTGCCCAGTTGGACCCACTAACCATGATCTCTGGAGGGAATTCAGAGTACCGGAGCGCGATGTAATTTAGCGATCGGGTCGATTGAGGTACCACGTCGCTGAAATGTTCAGCTTGCATGCTCTTCAAATCAATGCTGTCACAGAGGTGGATAAACAAAGTCAAACGATCGTTTTGCTCCTCTGCACCAAATCACCGTGACAGTTCATGACAATGTCACATGAGAAAATGGAAGAACACAGTAGCACGCTAGCAAGCTTTTCCTTTCAGACAAACCATCAAACACCTAGTGCGCAAGAACTCGCGCGTTCAATCTCACCTGGTGGAGAGGAAGTAGGCCTTGACGGGGATGTAGCGCGAgaggccctcctcctcctcgtcctgagGAGGCGCGGGCGCCggggccgcctccgccgccgcccggatCCAGGCCCAGTAGGCCGAGCTCCCGAGGCCAGAGTCGCGGCAGTCATGGGGCGCGGCGGCCGCGACCGCCACGGCGGATGAGAAGGGCGACGTGCGGGGAGAGAGGTGCGGCACGAGCGCCGGAGAGGGGCTCGATGATGGCGGCCTCGTCTCGAGGAGGCGGCGGAGACGGAGGCACGCGCGCAGCCGCCCCATCGGTTCGAGTTCGAGCTTCTTGGTGCCGCGCCACGACGCGAGCAGCCAAGCGAGCTCCGGTCGCCCCGTAAATCACTCGTTTTGTTCTTGCGGAGAAAGGAATGCAGGGCCGGCATGGGCTTTAAAGCCTTGATTTGGGCCCGTGACGTTTTCATACCGTTTGAGTTGCGTTAGGGCCACAACGCCTGAAGAGTTCCTGACAAAGCCCGCATCTGGCGCGGGCACGGCCCGTTAACAGGACTAAATTCTTTTATACCTGAAAATGAAAATCCTGCCAATCACGAGCTTTAGGGAGAAAAAACTGTTTTCTGGTGATTTCAACTTGTTTCAATGAACAAGTGGATCTTTATATGTATTCAGCCTTAGTTTCATTTTGGCTAGattctttcttttcttctttgATTGTTTCACCGAGCTCATTGATATTCAAGTGAATTTCAGCATCTAGTACCCATGCCGGTGATGACCGAAGCCACAAAATCGAGTTTGGCAACGTTTGACATAGAAAACTACAGCATACAAAATGTGAAATATAAATCACATTAACAAGAACAAGAACATATTCAAATAAAGAGTGGTCAAATAATATCCCACCGTTGAAAAGGATATGATGTTCACAATAATCTTGAGATGGTCGTGATGGTCACGTGTTATATAATATAATTACGAATTGAATGTTGGAAAATGCACATTAATGAGGTAGTGAGAAAAGAAGCTTGATCTTCTTATTCATGTTCTCTCAATGCGTACAAAGTCCTCAATATATATATCCATGAGAGAATTGACTATACAAGAGTTACAAGAATTCATGAAAGTGAGTTACACTATGATATAGGATATAGCTTTCATGACATAGAGGTTATTGAATTCCACATAAATAAGAATTTTATAATACACAATTCTTTAGCAAGAAAAATAATAAATAAAGCGCACTATTCATAGGTCTATAAGAGGGCAAAGCGGTTGGGAGCTATAAATTCTCCTACCGCCTTTTCCATCACATAAAATCGTCCCACATTAGGTCTTTCACAATACACTAGTTCTTAGCAAATATTATCCTAGGTCAAATAATGTTTCTATATATATACCATTAAAATGCACTTTATGGTGACTTCGATGGTATCGATTTGAGATTCTAAATGTTGATACTTTTGTCATAAATTTGATCAAAGTTTACCTGGTTTGACTTCGAAAAGGCGGCGGTCGCTGGGGgtggggaaggcggcggcgatgGTGGGTACTAGTTCGTGGTGGGTGCTGGTTTGCATGGTGGTCGAGCAGAACGAGGACGTGGGTGGTAGGATAATTAGGGCAGAATTAGATAGGTTGAATTTTTTTTCTCCACGAA
Coding sequences within it:
- the LOC127338588 gene encoding early nodulin-like protein 19; this encodes MAAARDLLPLLTLLLFAAAAPAPSAATKFVVGDKQNWAPNVNYTAWPDKYHFHVDDWLQFNYEKDMYDVVQVADEAAYQKCDPSNPVVRYDRGRNYVIQLNRTGRYYFICSRGYCWNGMKVTVLVEPRPAPPPSAIAPSASGAVPVTGVSSWALAAAAASLCAAVLDLPFAA
- the LOC127343711 gene encoding protein RETARDED ROOT GROWTH, mitochondrial → MGRLRACLRLRRLLETRPPSSSPSPALVPHLSPRTSPFSSAVAVAAAAPHDCRDSGLGSSAYWAWIRAAAEAAPAPAPPQDEEEEGLSRYIPVKAYFLSTSIDLKSMQAEHFSDVVPQSTRSLNYIALRYSEFPPEIMDIGVRDNRFCYRYVVVFQYGSAVLFNIADHEAEHYLDMIRNHASGWLPEMRKDDYAVVEKPSLTTWMKGGLDYIALKSVDTDGIRIISSVLGQSIALDHYIRQVDDMVEEFTEINRVMEKTGDFTMKRKKLFQLVGKANSNLADVIIRLGLFDRSEIAWKNSNYAQILEYLREEYELNQRFGSLDFKLKFVEHNIHFLQEVLQNRRSDLLEWGVIILLTIEIVISLYEIIKDSSMMS